Proteins found in one Synergistetes bacterium HGW-Synergistetes-1 genomic segment:
- a CDS encoding 2-oxoglutarate oxidoreductase: MAEKIVYQRPKSWIEGVHTHYCPGCTHGIIHRMLCETLDELEIQDITTGVAPVGCAALMYGYIDTDFIEAPHGRAPAVATGFKRIRPDRLIFTYQGDGDLASIGMAEIVHAANRSENITVIFVNNAIYGMTGGQMAPTTLIGQKTTTTQSGRDPLRAGYPIRMSEMLASLASPCYIERVSAAKPAHLNGLKKAIKKAFKNQMDNKGFSFVEVLSTCPTNWGMRPTDACDWLVDNMIPYYPLGVFKDFE; encoded by the coding sequence GTGGCAGAAAAAATCGTTTACCAGAGACCTAAAAGCTGGATAGAGGGAGTTCATACTCATTATTGTCCAGGCTGTACTCACGGGATAATCCACAGGATGTTATGCGAGACTCTGGATGAACTCGAAATACAGGATATAACTACGGGAGTAGCTCCTGTAGGCTGTGCTGCCCTTATGTACGGGTACATAGATACAGATTTCATTGAAGCTCCCCACGGCAGGGCGCCTGCAGTTGCGACAGGGTTCAAACGTATCAGGCCGGACAGACTTATTTTTACATATCAGGGAGACGGAGATCTTGCCTCGATAGGTATGGCTGAAATAGTTCATGCTGCAAACCGGTCTGAAAACATAACCGTAATTTTTGTCAACAATGCAATATATGGCATGACAGGGGGGCAGATGGCTCCTACTACACTGATCGGACAAAAGACCACGACTACCCAGAGCGGACGTGATCCTCTCAGGGCCGGTTATCCGATCAGAATGTCAGAGATGCTCGCATCCCTTGCTTCGCCTTGTTATATAGAAAGGGTCTCTGCGGCGAAACCCGCTCATTTGAACGGTCTTAAAAAGGCGATCAAAAAAGCTTTTAAGAACCAGATGGACAATAAAGGCTTCTCTTTTGTTGAAGTCCTCTCTACATGTCCTACGAACTGGGGAATGAGGCCCACTGACGCATGCGACTGGCTTGTCGATAACATGATCCCTTATTACCCCCTAGGGGTATTCAAGGATTTTGAGTAA
- a CDS encoding 3-methyl-2-oxobutanoate dehydrogenase subunit VorB (catalyzes the coenzyme A-dependent oxidation of 3-methyl-2-oxobutanoate coupled to the reduction of ferredoxin producing S-(2-methylpropanoyl)-CoA) gives MGKTLMKGTEAIAEAAVQAGCKYFYGYPITPQNEIPEYMSKRLFEVGGVYLQAESEVAASNMILGGGATGERVMTSSSSPGISLMSETLSYIAGQEVPVVVVNVVRAGPGLGGILPSQSDYNQATCGIGHGDFNLIVLAPGSLQETVNMVQKAFDLAQIYRTPVMVLCDGVIGQIMEAVEIPEGHGKNLSHPEKWACGYMRERGGKRNIIRSLFLDPDELEEHNRKLEAKWHEIEKNETSCEKYLTDDAEVVISAFGTVGRIARSAIDSLRSEGYKVGLIRPLLVSPFPYDDFESLVPSCKHILDVEMNWGQMLKDVNRGVKYRIPVSFYGRSGGMCPGVEEIEEECRKIFAELS, from the coding sequence ATGGGAAAAACTTTGATGAAAGGTACTGAAGCGATCGCTGAAGCTGCTGTTCAGGCGGGCTGCAAGTATTTCTATGGTTATCCGATAACTCCCCAGAACGAGATCCCGGAGTATATGTCAAAACGGCTTTTTGAGGTCGGGGGTGTATATCTCCAGGCAGAAAGCGAAGTCGCGGCATCAAATATGATTCTTGGCGGAGGCGCTACGGGAGAAAGGGTAATGACAAGTTCCTCAAGCCCGGGCATTTCCCTTATGTCGGAGACGTTGAGCTATATAGCAGGGCAGGAAGTCCCTGTCGTAGTGGTCAACGTAGTCAGGGCAGGCCCCGGATTGGGCGGGATACTGCCCTCTCAGTCAGATTATAATCAGGCGACATGCGGCATCGGCCATGGAGATTTTAATCTGATAGTCCTGGCCCCCGGTTCTCTTCAGGAAACAGTCAACATGGTGCAGAAGGCCTTTGACCTTGCACAGATATACAGGACGCCGGTAATGGTGCTTTGCGACGGAGTCATAGGCCAGATAATGGAAGCTGTAGAGATCCCGGAAGGTCACGGCAAAAACCTTTCGCATCCTGAAAAATGGGCCTGCGGGTACATGAGGGAAAGAGGCGGCAAAAGAAACATCATCAGAAGCCTCTTCCTTGATCCGGACGAACTGGAAGAACACAACAGAAAACTTGAAGCAAAGTGGCACGAAATAGAAAAGAATGAAACTTCCTGCGAAAAATATCTTACAGACGATGCGGAAGTTGTCATTTCTGCTTTCGGTACAGTGGGAAGGATAGCCAGGTCAGCGATCGACAGCCTCAGATCTGAAGGATACAAAGTCGGACTCATAAGGCCGCTTTTGGTAAGCCCGTTCCCGTATGATGATTTTGAATCTCTTGTTCCCTCCTGCAAACACATCCTCGATGTGGAAATGAACTGGGGGCAGATGTTAAAAGATGTCAACAGGGGAGTCAAATACCGCATACCTGTGAGTTTTTACGGACGTTCAGGCGGTATGTGTCCAGGGGTAGAGGAAATAGAAGAAGAGTGCCGCAAGATATTTGCGGAACTCTCCTGA
- a CDS encoding tungsten formylmethanofuran dehydrogenase has product MPKGRVEILEQYCKSCSMCVEACPKNVLEISDKINKKGYRPVEAARPEDCIGCGMCAMRCPDAVIKVFREE; this is encoded by the coding sequence ATGCCAAAAGGGAGAGTCGAAATACTCGAGCAATACTGTAAGAGCTGTTCAATGTGCGTTGAGGCGTGTCCTAAAAATGTTCTTGAAATATCCGACAAGATCAACAAAAAGGGATATCGCCCTGTGGAAGCGGCAAGACCAGAAGACTGCATAGGATGCGGAATGTGCGCTATGCGCTGTCCTGATGCAGTTATCAAGGTCTTCCGCGAAGAATGA
- the buk gene encoding butyrate kinase: protein MKIFAINPGSTGMKAALYDDLNMIWSESAEYSQEDIDRCKESAEKEENFRFSNSIEILENHGNRVSELSAVAGRGGLLRPMIGGAWIINEAMESDLRLCRYGRHASNFGGLIAKRISEKAGSIPAFIVDPVCVDEMSPVAHVSGIPDMPKRSIFHALNQKAVAYRIAKQMGKPIEECRFIVVHMGGGVTVGAHCEGRVIDVNNGLGGYGPMSLERAGTVHAGDLIKRCFSGKYSEKEIQRMIIGNAGVAAHLGTRDFRKIAEMVHAGDEKAKLIVEALAYQIAAEIGSRAVNLYGRVDAVILTGGLANSTYLCDLIKERVSWISEVIFVPGEDELRALAEGAYKVLTGEEEAHIYEKE from the coding sequence ATGAAGATATTTGCAATCAACCCGGGAAGCACAGGAATGAAGGCAGCTTTGTATGATGACCTGAATATGATCTGGTCAGAATCTGCGGAGTATAGCCAGGAAGATATTGACCGTTGCAAAGAGTCAGCTGAAAAGGAAGAAAACTTTCGATTTTCCAATTCAATAGAAATACTTGAAAACCATGGGAACAGGGTTTCCGAACTCTCTGCTGTTGCAGGCAGGGGTGGGTTGCTGCGTCCGATGATTGGCGGCGCTTGGATTATTAACGAAGCGATGGAAAGCGACTTGAGACTATGCCGATATGGAAGGCATGCTTCAAATTTCGGAGGACTAATTGCAAAAAGGATATCAGAGAAGGCAGGATCTATTCCTGCCTTTATCGTTGATCCTGTCTGTGTTGACGAGATGTCCCCCGTAGCACATGTCAGCGGCATCCCAGATATGCCCAAAAGATCCATATTCCATGCATTGAACCAAAAAGCTGTGGCATACAGGATAGCGAAGCAAATGGGAAAACCTATTGAGGAGTGCAGGTTCATAGTAGTGCATATGGGTGGCGGGGTTACCGTCGGAGCACACTGTGAAGGCAGGGTGATAGACGTGAACAACGGACTTGGAGGGTATGGTCCGATGTCATTGGAACGTGCCGGCACAGTACATGCAGGAGATCTAATAAAAAGATGTTTTTCAGGTAAGTATTCAGAAAAAGAAATTCAAAGAATGATTATTGGAAATGCTGGAGTTGCTGCCCACCTTGGCACGCGTGATTTCAGGAAAATAGCTGAAATGGTGCATGCGGGAGACGAGAAAGCGAAACTCATCGTAGAGGCGCTTGCCTATCAGATAGCTGCTGAAATAGGTTCAAGGGCTGTCAATCTTTATGGGAGAGTGGACGCTGTGATACTGACGGGAGGCCTTGCAAACAGTACCTATCTATGCGATCTGATCAAAGAGAGGGTGTCCTGGATATCAGAGGTCATCTTCGTGCCAGGGGAAGACGAACTGAGAGCACTTGCTGAAGGGGCCTACAAAGTGCTCACAGGGGAAGAAGAGGCTCACATCTATGAAAAAGAATAA
- a CDS encoding L-2-amino-thiazoline-4-carboxylic acid hydrolase, producing the protein MRENYVEVPLLQQREIEIKVLGPVIRAFAEEFGKEKTYDLVRKTMQEISRSLGKEKSLNGGGLENLKEKCISKWNEGGALEVKMKEDLDSVLSFDVTRCEFANLYKELGFGDIGSLISCDRDSAFLEGFDPELELVREKTLMDGDTLCDFCYRKKG; encoded by the coding sequence ATGAGAGAGAACTACGTAGAGGTACCCCTCCTGCAGCAGAGGGAGATCGAAATAAAGGTACTTGGACCTGTAATAAGGGCGTTTGCTGAGGAATTCGGCAAGGAAAAAACGTATGATCTGGTACGAAAGACTATGCAGGAGATATCACGAAGCCTCGGGAAGGAAAAATCACTCAATGGAGGCGGACTGGAAAACCTGAAGGAAAAATGCATTTCAAAGTGGAACGAGGGGGGGGCGTTGGAAGTCAAGATGAAGGAAGATCTTGACTCTGTGCTTTCTTTTGATGTCACTAGATGTGAATTTGCAAACCTATACAAAGAACTGGGGTTCGGCGACATAGGATCTCTGATTTCATGCGACCGTGACTCGGCATTCCTGGAGGGATTCGATCCCGAACTGGAACTGGTGCGAGAAAAAACTCTCATGGACGGGGATACCCTCTGTGATTTCTGTTATAGAAAAAAAGGATGA
- a CDS encoding TIGR00268 family protein — protein sequence MTRHSWRDSIPNWNWCEKKLSWTGIPSVISVIEKKDDFLHPEEKYKELVKLIKKLGRAAVAFSGGVDSALLVFAAKEALGDNAVAFTVWSPLLSSKDKIEVLAFAERYGIRLFKIGHDDLDSRDFCENGPERCYVCKSKRLDAMLSYAAQLEIPWLLDGSNTDDLNDHRPGMKALKESFNVLSPFLECGLSKKEIREISSSLELPTANKPSAACLASRIPTGTAISEEMILKVDVGESIIRKYLPLDSQLRMRYDGITAKIETDRENIPGLIKDLSLITDKLTSFGITDVLVVKDGYSMGGATFRPK from the coding sequence GTGACTCGGCATTCCTGGAGGGATTCGATCCCGAACTGGAACTGGTGCGAGAAAAAACTCTCATGGACGGGGATACCCTCTGTGATTTCTGTTATAGAAAAAAAGGATGATTTTTTGCATCCTGAAGAAAAGTACAAAGAGCTTGTCAAATTAATAAAAAAGCTGGGAAGAGCTGCTGTCGCTTTTTCAGGAGGTGTGGACAGTGCTTTGCTTGTTTTTGCGGCCAAAGAGGCATTGGGTGACAACGCCGTTGCCTTCACTGTCTGGTCACCGTTGCTCTCATCAAAAGATAAGATAGAGGTCCTCGCTTTTGCTGAGAGGTACGGGATCAGGCTTTTCAAAATAGGGCACGATGATCTTGACAGCAGAGATTTTTGCGAAAACGGACCGGAGCGGTGCTATGTATGTAAATCCAAAAGGCTTGACGCGATGTTATCTTATGCAGCACAGCTTGAGATCCCATGGCTCCTTGACGGTTCAAATACCGATGACCTTAATGACCACCGGCCGGGAATGAAGGCCCTTAAAGAATCATTCAATGTTCTTTCACCTTTTCTTGAGTGCGGCCTTTCGAAAAAGGAAATCAGGGAGATATCATCAAGCCTGGAACTGCCCACCGCAAACAAACCCTCTGCGGCCTGCCTTGCCTCAAGAATACCTACAGGCACTGCGATCAGTGAAGAGATGATCTTGAAGGTCGATGTCGGAGAGAGCATCATCAGAAAATATCTTCCCTTAGATTCTCAACTAAGGATGCGTTATGACGGAATAACAGCAAAAATAGAAACAGACCGGGAAAATATTCCCGGTCTGATCAAGGATCTAAGTCTTATCACGGATAAACTGACCTCTTTCGGAATAACTGACGTCCTGGTAGTGAAGGACGGCTATTCCATGGGAGGAGCTACATTTCGACCGAAATGA
- a CDS encoding protease, producing MSKEKIITAVKKFGIAAAAGAIMFAGGAFGTFIASEYTVVKNAREPDAKTVASATVGAYAQDIYNGNPIVSIVKKSSPAVVNIDTETMVKQRIMSNPFGRDPFFEEFFGEDFFGGDGMQERVVPQRGKGSGFIVTKDGYILTNNHVVEGADKIKVTLLDGRSFDAKKIGQDPTFDLAVIKIKAPDLPVLLLGDSDATEVGEWVVAIGNPLGFENSVTAGVVSAKNRTLQAPGVNFQGFMQTDAAINPGNSGGPLIDLNGRVIGINTAIVPYAQGIGFAVPINMAKQIMDDLIQHGEVRRGWLGVTVQPLTAALVDAYKIPVKEGSIIADVQPGSPAEKYGLRRGDVIVSIAGKAVKNSQDVVFSVRNKLAGDKVEFEIFRDGKKRTIEVVLGEIDKGENQKTGSKPTKEPSGTAKISKQMGITAAVIDNEIQKQFKLESNEGLIVVNVDRGSLGARLGLQPGDVILEVNRTKMKTLDDWNRVMGAKNKSLGILVSRGGQTLFISVEM from the coding sequence ATGAGTAAAGAAAAAATTATAACTGCTGTGAAAAAATTTGGTATTGCCGCTGCAGCCGGTGCGATAATGTTTGCTGGGGGAGCCTTTGGAACTTTCATTGCATCAGAATACACTGTTGTAAAGAATGCACGGGAACCTGATGCAAAAACTGTTGCCTCTGCGACCGTCGGAGCATACGCACAGGATATCTACAACGGCAATCCTATTGTCTCGATAGTCAAAAAAAGCTCTCCTGCTGTTGTAAATATTGACACAGAGACGATGGTCAAACAGAGGATAATGAGCAATCCATTCGGCAGGGATCCATTTTTTGAAGAATTTTTTGGAGAGGATTTCTTCGGCGGAGACGGGATGCAGGAGAGAGTGGTGCCTCAAAGAGGCAAAGGCTCCGGCTTCATCGTTACTAAGGATGGGTATATCCTGACAAACAACCATGTTGTTGAAGGCGCTGACAAGATCAAGGTCACACTTTTGGACGGCAGGTCCTTTGACGCGAAAAAAATCGGGCAGGATCCTACATTCGACCTTGCCGTAATAAAGATCAAGGCCCCTGACCTTCCCGTGCTTTTGCTCGGAGACTCTGATGCGACAGAAGTCGGTGAATGGGTCGTCGCGATAGGCAACCCACTGGGTTTTGAGAATTCTGTAACTGCGGGAGTAGTTTCAGCTAAAAACAGGACTCTACAGGCACCCGGAGTCAACTTCCAGGGTTTCATGCAGACAGACGCGGCGATCAACCCGGGAAACAGCGGAGGACCTCTTATCGACCTCAACGGAAGGGTCATTGGTATCAACACCGCTATCGTTCCTTATGCACAGGGAATAGGGTTCGCAGTTCCGATCAACATGGCCAAGCAGATCATGGACGACCTTATCCAGCATGGGGAAGTAAGGAGAGGCTGGCTTGGGGTAACAGTGCAGCCGCTGACGGCTGCGCTTGTCGACGCCTACAAGATACCTGTTAAAGAAGGATCGATCATTGCTGATGTTCAGCCCGGCTCACCTGCAGAAAAATACGGACTTCGGAGAGGCGACGTGATAGTATCAATAGCAGGCAAGGCGGTCAAAAACAGCCAGGACGTAGTCTTTTCTGTAAGGAACAAGCTAGCCGGAGACAAGGTAGAATTCGAAATATTCAGGGATGGAAAAAAGAGGACAATAGAAGTAGTGCTTGGCGAGATAGACAAAGGTGAAAATCAGAAAACAGGCAGTAAACCCACAAAGGAACCTTCGGGCACAGCAAAAATATCAAAGCAGATGGGGATCACTGCTGCAGTGATAGACAATGAAATTCAAAAGCAGTTCAAGCTTGAATCAAATGAGGGACTTATCGTGGTAAACGTTGACAGGGGGAGCCTGGGTGCCCGGCTTGGACTTCAGCCCGGTGATGTTATCCTAGAAGTCAACAGGACAAAGATGAAGACGCTGGATGACTGGAACAGGGTCATGGGGGCAAAGAACAAATCACTGGGCATACTGGTGTCCAGGGGAGGACAGACACTCTTCATTTCGGTCGAAATGTAG
- a CDS encoding single-stranded DNA-binding protein: MMDRDMEEKCPMPEIESLILDCVSVEEARGKAAELWGIEPDDVETQIISEDKKLFGFLGSSYKVEVRPFAPATFIKSCHFVNEVLDKMDLDLIPELNEDGMINLVGEDVGVVIGRYGETLKALEYLTNLACHDDMSTRRVRFDCGGYRQRREQTLSRLAESIAREALRKGTPVSLEPMSSWERRIVHLALRDNKEVETRSIGEEPSRRVLVCPVSRPDSGRKRTPRSR, translated from the coding sequence ATGATGGACAGAGATATGGAAGAAAAATGTCCGATGCCTGAGATCGAATCCCTGATCTTGGATTGTGTGTCTGTAGAAGAAGCGCGTGGAAAAGCGGCGGAACTTTGGGGAATAGAGCCGGATGATGTTGAAACCCAGATAATTTCCGAGGATAAAAAACTTTTTGGTTTTCTTGGCAGTTCGTATAAAGTTGAGGTAAGGCCATTTGCTCCAGCCACCTTTATAAAATCATGCCACTTCGTCAACGAGGTCTTGGATAAGATGGACCTGGACCTGATACCTGAACTGAACGAAGACGGAATGATCAATCTGGTGGGAGAAGATGTGGGAGTTGTCATCGGAAGGTATGGCGAGACACTGAAGGCTTTGGAATACCTTACAAACCTTGCCTGTCATGATGACATGTCGACCCGCAGGGTACGCTTTGACTGCGGGGGTTACCGCCAGCGCAGGGAGCAGACATTGTCAAGGCTTGCAGAATCAATAGCCAGGGAAGCCCTTCGCAAGGGGACCCCGGTAAGCCTTGAGCCAATGTCGAGCTGGGAAAGACGCATAGTTCATCTGGCTCTAAGAGACAACAAAGAGGTTGAGACAAGGTCAATAGGGGAAGAACCTTCAAGACGGGTCCTTGTCTGTCCTGTCTCACGTCCCGATAGTGGAAGAAAAAGAACCCCGCGCAGCAGATAG
- a CDS encoding preprotein translocase YidC, whose protein sequence is MGAIWSGASELLLTILEFFYGLTNSFGLAIVLLTIAVRIVLYPLNQKQMTSMQQMQKIQPRLKVLQEKYANDKEKLNQETMRLYKENKVNPAAGCLPLLVQLPILILLFNVLRTYDFAGGSFMGIILGSSTTAGLAQAVGVAADPTGNYGVMSVLTGILKNPAGLSNAGLYIGNLILLISISFLTWAQQKLSSGTNPQMAMMNTIMPFFMAFICLSMPGGVMLYWGLSSLMGVVQQYFVMSKTKQELQVKPALHKNKPTSSTAEEDDDEYEDDDYEEDDDE, encoded by the coding sequence TTGGGCGCGATATGGAGTGGAGCAAGCGAACTGCTTCTAACGATTCTTGAATTTTTTTATGGTCTCACAAACTCTTTTGGTCTGGCAATAGTGCTCTTGACCATAGCAGTAAGGATAGTTCTCTATCCTCTTAATCAGAAGCAGATGACAAGCATGCAGCAGATGCAGAAGATACAGCCAAGGCTGAAGGTGCTGCAGGAAAAATATGCAAATGATAAAGAGAAACTCAACCAGGAAACGATGCGTCTCTATAAGGAGAATAAGGTCAATCCGGCAGCAGGATGCCTCCCGTTGCTTGTGCAGCTTCCGATCCTCATTCTTCTCTTCAACGTACTGAGAACTTATGATTTTGCCGGGGGTTCCTTTATGGGAATAATACTCGGTTCTTCGACCACCGCAGGGTTGGCACAGGCAGTCGGAGTAGCTGCGGATCCCACCGGGAACTACGGAGTCATGTCGGTTTTGACCGGGATACTCAAAAATCCTGCTGGTCTGTCGAATGCAGGACTCTATATTGGAAACCTTATTTTGCTGATAAGCATTTCCTTCCTTACATGGGCACAGCAGAAGCTTTCATCCGGCACAAACCCCCAGATGGCGATGATGAACACGATAATGCCATTTTTCATGGCGTTTATATGTCTTTCAATGCCGGGTGGAGTTATGCTTTACTGGGGCCTTTCCTCTCTTATGGGAGTAGTCCAGCAGTATTTCGTAATGTCCAAAACTAAACAGGAACTTCAGGTCAAGCCGGCTCTTCATAAAAATAAGCCGACATCTTCAACAGCAGAAGAAGATGACGATGAATACGAGGACGACGACTATGAAGAAGATGACGATGAATAA
- a CDS encoding membrane protein insertion efficiency factor YidD, with product MRLASQAGLFFIRFYQAAISPILGGGKCRFIPNCSEYTAEAVEKYGLFCGAELGLRRILRCGPWDPGGYDPVPEQKEVDTRIWMGKLFKGLRKVR from the coding sequence ATGCGCTTAGCTTCACAGGCAGGACTTTTTTTTATCAGGTTTTACCAGGCAGCAATATCACCGATATTAGGGGGTGGAAAATGCCGCTTCATTCCAAATTGCTCCGAATATACAGCTGAAGCGGTTGAGAAATACGGTCTTTTTTGCGGAGCAGAGCTGGGCTTGCGCAGGATCTTGCGTTGTGGCCCATGGGATCCGGGGGGATATGACCCTGTACCCGAGCAGAAAGAAGTAGATACACGGATCTGGATGGGGAAGTTATTTAAAGGACTTCGAAAGGTTAGGTGA
- a CDS encoding ribonuclease P protein component, translating into MNFGFSSAVRLKHGWQFDLVFRTGRREKGELVRLLFVERPGDPPLIGVTVGRKTANASRRTRGRRMMREAFRRLLPWIKDGVWIIASLREKALERSSRDVYMDIACSLKRRGLMKNDWPGFDWNADKEGETCA; encoded by the coding sequence GTGAATTTCGGCTTTTCGTCAGCTGTCAGGCTCAAGCACGGGTGGCAGTTCGACCTTGTATTCCGCACCGGACGCCGTGAAAAAGGCGAGCTGGTGCGGTTGTTGTTTGTTGAACGCCCCGGCGACCCACCACTCATCGGAGTAACCGTCGGACGAAAAACTGCAAATGCATCCAGACGTACCAGAGGTCGAAGGATGATGAGAGAAGCATTCAGACGGCTTTTGCCGTGGATCAAGGACGGTGTATGGATAATTGCTTCTTTAAGGGAGAAAGCGCTGGAAAGATCTTCGAGGGATGTCTACATGGATATTGCTTGCTCACTCAAGAGGAGAGGGCTTATGAAGAACGACTGGCCCGGTTTTGACTGGAATGCTGACAAAGAAGGGGAAACATGCGCTTAG
- a CDS encoding 50S ribosomal protein L34, which translates to MKRTFQPHNTRRKRSMGFLVRSASPSGRRILRNRRRKGRARLAV; encoded by the coding sequence GTGAAACGAACATTTCAGCCGCATAACACCAGACGAAAGCGTTCAATGGGCTTTCTCGTACGTTCTGCCTCCCCAAGCGGACGCCGTATTTTAAGGAATCGTCGCCGTAAGGGTAGAGCGCGTCTTGCTGTCTAA
- a CDS encoding 30S ribosomal protein S20, with protein MPNKKSAKKRVLVTERNRIYNRFWKTRCKNAVKKLLDAVEQKDSELATKRLNEAQGVLDKAVVKGVVHRNTASRRKAMMAARFKSLSA; from the coding sequence TTGCCAAATAAGAAATCAGCGAAAAAACGAGTTCTGGTCACTGAAAGAAACCGCATTTACAACCGCTTCTGGAAAACCCGCTGCAAAAATGCAGTAAAGAAGCTTCTGGATGCAGTTGAACAGAAAGACTCCGAGCTTGCAACAAAGAGGCTGAACGAGGCTCAGGGTGTACTGGATAAAGCGGTAGTAAAGGGCGTCGTCCACCGAAATACAGCGTCTCGCCGCAAGGCTATGATGGCAGCAAGATTTAAGTCTCTTTCTGCATAA